The genomic DNA AAAAGAATAAAAACAGAAAAGAAGATTGATAACAAAACTCCCATAGAATACCTCCATTTAAAAATGCGGGCAAAGCCCGCATCTAAATTTACCCTACTCAAGTATTACAAAACCGCAGACGAAGATTAAACAAACGGGTGAGATTCCCGCCCGTTAAATTAATCGATATGATGTGACTCTTTATAAGCCTTGAGTTTCTCCTCGTAGCTCTTAATCCAGGGCACATACTTGCTTACATAGTCTGCACCAAGCCTTGGCGTTACACTATCTTCAAGCCACTCAACAAGTTCAGTTGATGCTTTAAATACACCGTCCCACCAGATATAACCCGGAGCGTAATGGAACATTGCAATCTCCGTAGGTCTAACAGCCATTGCACCGATATTTCTAACAATCTTTCTATCAATAGGCGTAGCAAGTCCTTCCTGTTCAAGTTTCTTCTCAACATCAAACGCAATTCTTCTCAAGCTGTCAAGGAATCCGATGGAAAGGTCTCCACCAACAAAGCAGTTTGCAGCCCACTGCTTTGTATGACACTGAGTGCAAACGGCAAACGCCCTCTTCCTGTTCTCAAGACCGTCAGTAGGATATTTAACAGACGGAAGAGCTGGATGAGGTTTGCCATGTTTCCTTACAAATACAAGCCTCCACATACCAAGCTTCCACTTACAGATAGATGCCGGGTTATGAGTCGGAGCGTAAATCATTTTATCGCCTTTAAAGACAGCACCCATGTGACAGCTATCGCAAGTCGGAGCAAAGTAGTCAACGCCGGCCTTCAGAATAGGCTTATCAAGATTCCACTCGTTAAACTGTGAAAGGAACATTGCACCATGCATGGACTTTCCAAACATCTCATAGTTTGGATGGTCTTCAGATTCGTGACATCTACCACAAGCACCGATACCTGCCCTAACAATTTTTAACCTGAAGCTGTGAAACGGGTGACATGCGGCGCAGTTTCCAATACTTCCGTCAGGGTTAATGGTTCCAGCACCCTGCATAGGCCATGTTCTAAAGTCAAAGACCACCCTGTCTTTTGTTTTCTTAACTATAGTGATCTTAGTACCATGACATGAGTAACAGCCCCAGTTAGCAAAGATTTTAACAACTGCTCCAGCTTCAGGTGCAGGCGATTGAAGCTCTTTAGGAACTCCAGCATAAATCCATACAGGATCGTTAACAATATCTTTCCAGGTTGATTCACCGTAAGTGTTCTGATGAGGAATTTTTCTGGTAGCTTTCCAGCCAAGAGCTTTAAGAACTATAACGGCAAAGTTTCCACCTGCTTTTGCCTCTG from Desulfurobacterium indicum includes the following:
- a CDS encoding multiheme c-type cytochrome, with protein sequence MRSLIKAAMLFGIGLCLSSSVFAIPSHAAIEKADVDGMFYTSTKEGFSKESRACIECHIKKTQFVVNDWKRSAHYKFKVGCYECHKSDKSNPAAYEHHGFIISTLVTPKSCAKCHPKIVKEYTASIHAHSGLIAQKAEAKAGGNFAVIVLKALGWKATRKIPHQNTYGESTWKDIVNDPVWIYAGVPKELQSPAPEAGAVVKIFANWGCYSCHGTKITIVKKTKDRVVFDFRTWPMQGAGTINPDGSIGNCAACHPFHSFRLKIVRAGIGACGRCHESEDHPNYEMFGKSMHGAMFLSQFNEWNLDKPILKAGVDYFAPTCDSCHMGAVFKGDKMIYAPTHNPASICKWKLGMWRLVFVRKHGKPHPALPSVKYPTDGLENRKRAFAVCTQCHTKQWAANCFVGGDLSIGFLDSLRRIAFDVEKKLEQEGLATPIDRKIVRNIGAMAVRPTEIAMFHYAPGYIWWDGVFKASTELVEWLEDSVTPRLGADYVSKYVPWIKSYEEKLKAYKESHHID